In Chanodichthys erythropterus isolate Z2021 chromosome 20, ASM2448905v1, whole genome shotgun sequence, the genomic stretch AAGCCAATTAcagtttaaaaagaaaaactgaggTTAATCAGTGCAATATTCTTCTTTCCAAATGGGCTACTTGCCCCAATACTCACGAGGCATCGCACCTCCTCCTTCAAGTGTTTTGAGTTTGAGTTCagcaatgaaattaaaaatatggTCATGATGTCATGAGTGTTTGTCATTGACTGTCGATATATGGAACAAATCAAACAAacgaacaaaaataaaaaagcgtCATCTGAGCTTTGACCTCTAGAGGTGTTTGGATTAAAATCCGGTACCATTCTACCCAGCAAACCCCGTTTACATGGACCGAACCATCTGACATGGTTACCTGCTCTGACCGTGCCATCTCCTTCCCCTCTGAAACAAGGGATGACACTTCAGAAAATTATTATATCGGAGGTCTAACGTTTCTGTTAGGAATCCACacctaataataattattatgataatagcaataattatatatgtatatatatatatatatatttatatactatttacAGACTCAAAAAATGCCATGCTGCAGCTTTTCTTAACATTATGAAAACCTCCtacaatgtattaaaataaacattgaaTTTAAGATAGCACTTTTCAGATATAATGGCCCGACTGGTCTGTTCCTCTGTTTTCCCCCCAATTAGCACAGTGACAAAGTATCTGGTTTTCTAGCACCTACAAAAGACGTCAGGGAAGCTTCTCAGAGTATGTTCATGCAGGAAAGTCACAATCAGTCTTGAGGACGCTGTCACTACTTGAACGATATATAACCCCCCGAAAAAGTCAATGTCTTAAAAAAAGTCCGGAATAGTGAAGAAAGCTGACAACAGAAAGAAGTTTCCTCAGACGATCCTCGTCACTTCGCCGAACTGAGAACGTTCCTAGAACACGCGAGTTCCCGTGCGTGACTGTTCTGCTGTGACCTCCTGTGTCCTGCTGATCCTCTGGGAGCCCTCGGCTGATCACAGCTGTTTGTCGCTTTCCTTCTTCAACCGGCTGAAATATAGCGAGAAGAGACACATATGGTATTATCACGGATGTTTGAAGCACAGATGCACTTTTCTAGAAAAATACTTTCTAGTTTGGGGGACTGACCTGTAATAGTCCTCCTGTCCTGGCAGTGGGCCTCCGTGCATGTGGTGATGACTGTGTAACCACTGCTGCTCCATGGCCAGTCTCTGTAGCTCTGCAGACTGTGCATGCATGGCCTGCAGCTGGTGTGCCGCTGACATTGGTGGTGGTAGCCCACCTGGGAGATCTCTGGGATATGGAGCGCCTAGGGATTAAACAGCAAGATTCATTAGGTAATGCTTGGACAAAGAGCTGGAAAGATTGAGatgctgcttgtgtgtgtgtgtgtgtgtgtgtgtcttaccGAACATAGGGTGCCGGAGCATCTCATGTTCATGCGGGGGCTGTCCGAGCAGGGGGTTGGGGATGGCTCCAGGTGGGTAGGGGAACCGGGCGAGGTGTGGTCCGCCGGCCAGTGGGTCTACGAGCGGATGTGCCCCAGAACCTGGGGGACACACAAGACATTCACCACCACCTTCTCCGTGTCAGCAGCTTTTTGTAATGGTACATAGTCAATataatacacaaacacacatacttCCTACTGACATGAAATTAACATCATGCATAAATGAcaagcaaaaaataataatatttaatagcAGGGATGCATGATATGTTACATTTATTTGCACATGCTAATTTACTAATTCTTAGATCTACCGCTTAAACACTGATGATTTAATaagttaaatgtaatctttagctaATCTTAAAATGACTATCTATTGTTCATACTGTATATTGTAGTGTAGTGTCACTACATGATTCACAGATCATTTATctcaatttctttttaaatttggGTAATTAaccaattttatgaagcaacacaAGTGCTTTgcgcaaaacaaaaaaaaaaaaaaactatttaccattttatttacaaaataatattatccaaagCATTCACACAACAATGTTGGCTCTCGCGTGAATTCAAAACACGTGTtgtgctctcgtgaacacttgCGCGTTGAGTTGGCgtgcgagtctgaacacaacacacatgcgtcgtgaagctctcaTGAATGCGCACCGCAGAtcaatattttcataaataaagtggtaaattatgtttattttttttgagcAAACAAAgtaggttaaaccactggagtcacatggagtgcTTTAATAATGTCTGTCCTAACTTAatggaccttgaaagtgattgttggatctctatggagggacaaaacgctctcagatttcattaaaatatcttcacttgtgttccaaagatgaacgaagatcttaacagcacaagggtgagtaattaatgacaattttcatttttggctgaactaaccctttaacagcgTGTGGATGGATCCAATATACCATTACACAACATGTGTTTTCTCTCAACTAATTATGTTCCAAAACAGACTGTATTTACCCGAATACCCAgcaagatgggcattttgataattttgtatgtattaGACCGTTTAAGCGCAATAAGCCATGAAAAAGAGCTCAATTTGGTGCTCTTTTGAGCTGTTTGAGAGGTGGCTTCAAGAGAGTGCCACTTATATAAATCTGTAGTACACATGCTTTTGGCATAAGCACGAAGCCTGTGGGACGAGTGAGAGAGAGGCGGCGGGTGCGTGTCAATTCACCGTCGGTAAGAAGAGAAAACAAGAACACGCAGCTAGTATCGGTGTAATGATACTGCAGAAAAGGAGTATTGGAaccgtttcagatatttcagtattgatACATAGcgaaatatcaatatttttggcTACAATATTAcaatgttgtgatgcctaaaaaaatgttttttgtattttatttttaatttaatttgacaaagtattatagaattttaatatcgGCTATTCATCGGTTAACTGCAATATAAAACTAATCATCGGCTTATAACTATTggccagaattttaatatcaatGCATCGCTATTCTATATAAAATCATAATTCATAAGacagttaaataaatataatcttaagaaaatctcaaaatgaatatacagttttcataatgtgaattataaagttataaagtcaaatttaaaacaattgaaagagacaaaatattatattaaatcatCCATTTATCAGTTATTGGTCAtaacacaaaaataattatCCAGAATTTTAACATCAAACACAACatcctcatttttttttttttttttttttaaaacataaaaattatgtcatgccatttctttctaaatatAGCCCAGATGGAATCTGTGGacaattttcacattttctggacTAGAACATTGGCTAGAACATTAAATACAATCAAATCATACTTCATAAACACACAAGAGATGTATAGAAGTTTATGAATGAGATCTGTGCACGCAGATTCCATGTGGGCCTAAGACAACTATCCAGCACACAACAGTATTGTGAATGGTCTCTCACCTTGATGCAGAGGGTCCTGTTGGTGCAGGTGTAGGTGTGAATGGATGTGCGAGTGCTGATGGTGGTGTGGCGTCACATTGAACATCTGCAGCCGTGCAATGGGGTCGTTTGCTACAGAAGCCATCCTCTCAACATGTAGCCTCTCAGGGTAGGACATCTCAGGACGTAGCTGTGGCCCAGCCAGCGCCAGCCGTTCCCGCTCCAGTGGATTCAGGCCCGGGTGGAAGGAGGCAAACGGATGAGGGCCAGCCATGGGTGGGAGACCAATAGGCCCGTGCCGTGCAAAGTGCTCCATGGGGTTGGCGGAAGGATGCAGACTGTCCAATTCTGGAGGTTTGACCTCAAAGCCTGGCTTCATCCTCTCCATTCTCAGCTCCCTCTCCCGGATCTCCCTCTCCCGTATCTCTCGCTCCCGCAGCTCACGCTCACGCATGCCGGGGTCTGCGTTGTACAGACCGGGCATGTGGTAGGCCAGGAGTGGGTCTGTGGGGTTGAGTGAAACGAAGAAGGGATGGTTGCGGTTGGTGGGGGACATGACGTGGGGTCGAGCGTATTCGCTGAGCGTGCGCAGGGCAGGTGTGTCAGGGCCGATGTAAGGGGGCACGGTGGCGATGGTGGTGGGTGGTGGATCAAAAGAGGTCCGCATATGAGCCGATCCCGCCATCGGGGGTTCACCCATGCGACCCTCATGAGAAGAACTGGAAGCTTTCTGTAAAAACAAAGCAGATATTTAGAAGCAAGAAATCAATAATGAACAATTTGTGCAGAAATTACCAGAAACAAATAATATCTAGAACATTAAACCAAAACTTACAGCAGCTCTCTCagcctctttctctctctcccgtTCCcgttctctttctttttctcgttccctctccttttctttttcttctcttgCTTTCTGTTCTGCTTCTCTCTTGGCTTTCTCCAGCGCCTCCTCTCGCTTTTTTGCCAGTTTCGATGAGGCCAGTGGTGTGAAGTAGAAGTCTGTTCTGGCACATGTGTTGTAACCTCTGTCCAGATGCTTATAGAACCTATTAAAAAGGATGGATGAAAAGAATATGAATAATCTTTTAAAGTTACCACAGTCAGTGGCATTTTGCTGTGTGAAACCTTTCTCCATTCGTGACAGATATAAGCTGTTGAAGTGCAGAAATATTTCCACAGGCTGATTTTGCAGCCAGTTTAAAAGAAATGCAATCACTTTGTGACAAATAAATATCATGTGGCATGTTCTATCGTTTATACCATACTAGAGCCACTCAATCTTTTTAATCGCCAGTGTCGTAATGAGCTGCTCTCTCTGTGCATTAGTGAGCTTATTGCTATTCACTGCAAGTAAGTGTAAGACAAGGCCGCAGCAGCTCTACAAAGACACGCTCATGATCTGATGGAGGCTTTCATCGCTATGATGCAGTCATTAATCTGTGCCCTGTCCACGCTTGATGACTGCAGAGGAGCTGAAGCAGGTTTACTTAGGACGCTACACTGATAGTACCATTTCATGTAACTTTTAAACCTTTTAACTTaacttttaattaaataatattttattacattttaataaatgcactaaaatattttatttatattaatgaaatgtcaaatgattattgttttttaatgattttgctcattttattATAACACAAATATTGATTAATATaccatttgaataaaaaaaatatatgtattatttactacacttattattattaaaacatgacAAGATATCCCATTCtaacaaatgtaataaaatagaattttatttactaaaattgctgtttttaataataataatttattttgttatttttttttaaatatattataacattaattcatgtttttactGTTGTTATTCTAAAGTCCATCcgatgtttttctttaaaactaGCATTTTAACAGGCTCCTATGTATAGGTTTCTACCCAAGTACCAGTACTTCTTATTGGGCTAAGGCACATTACCATATCAGACACTTAACTactacttcttttttttccatcaaTAGAATTGTTGTTATGTACCGTGCAGACTGGCTGGCGTGACTGGGAGTGTTGACGATGGTGGGTGGAGGTGAAGGGCTCCTCTGTGGTGGTGGAGGACTCTCTGGCTCCTCTGCCTCATCCAGTGGCTCTTCTTTAATCTGTACAGGTGGCACAGTGGAGGGTCCCGGGCAAGGCGCACTGACTGTTGCAGGCAGGGGCATGGATATGGAGGAGGGTGGCTGCTGCAGCATAGCCATTGAGTTCGCCACAGAAGAAGGAACGGTAGAGGGTGATAGGACGGGCGAGCTGCCTGGCATGAAAGAATGAGGAGGGAAGGGTGGCTGAGAAGGCGCCGAGTGTGAagcagaggaagaggaagggAGCGGAGGAGCCGGCGGGGGCGCTTGACTTCCTGTCGCCGGAAGGTTTTGGGACTGGGTGAGTACTGGAGGTTGCACTGGGGGAGGCTGTAGCTGCTGGTTTTGAGACATGAGCTGAAGGGGCGGCGGATGGGCGGAGGGAGGGTGATGTGTGGATAGGGAGCTGAGGGGCTTCAAGGCGGGTGGTGGGGGCAGGTTGGAAGGCATCTGTGGGAATGGGGGGTGGCTGGGATGCTTGTGTGACTGAGGGTTTGGCATTTGTGGGATAGGGGTGGTAGGTGGAGGTTTGATGTGGGGCATAGGCAATGGTGCTGGTGGGAGAGGCTGCTCTCTGGGAGGCTGGCTGCCGCTCTGTGAGGAGGACTGCGACTGGGATGGAGGGGTGTGAGGTCGCTGTTGTTGAGACAGGGAGGCAGCTTGGGACTGGCCCGAGAGAGGTGAAGGGGGGACCTGAGACTGACCAATAGGGAAGGACTGAGCAGGTAAAGCATGAGGGTGAGGCATGTGTGATGGCCCCGCCTGCAGAGGGTGGCCCATGGGCAGCATTGGGCCGTGTAGTGGAGGCTGCAGGGACTGTGGGCCAGTCTGAGAAGTTGGAGGAGGCTGAGTCATGCCCTGCAGTGGGGAATGCGGTGAGGGCAGCCTCTGCGCACCTGACTGGATGAGAGACAGCGGACCTGCTGGCGGTGTCTGCTGAGGAGGCATGGAGGTAGGGGGGATGGAGGGGGACGGTTGGGATGACAGCGAAGGTGTGCCTGAGGTGGGTGGTGTGGAGGCTGCCGCTGCGGAAGGAGGAGCCGGGGGTAAAGCCCCTGTCTGGCACTGGATGACCGGAGGGTGCTGACCCTGGAGGATCTGCTGCTGCGCCGAGGAGTCCGAGTCGCTCTCGTTGTCGCGTGGGCTGGGGATGCTGGGAGAAGAGCTGCGGTTGTCCTGGTCAATATCCTTGGGATCGCTGCTGCCCTCGTCATTCACACTGCGACCGTCCGAGCTCTCACCCTCTCCCTCTCCTTCACACTCTGAGGGCGAGTCCGGCCGAAGTTCCTGCGGGAGATGGAAGGAAGGAGGAAAGGTCAATAAACTTGGCCATACAGACGTTTACTGATGACGAATAATGGGTGCAGTCACTATCAAGAACAACCTTTGCATATCACAGTCATTGAGTTGTAATGTGAACTAATGACATTTAAAGGATATGAACTCACTCTAATGTGCAATCACATTGTTACCATAGGTAATGGCCAAAATAAATACAACCCTAAAATCTGGTGTCCTCACTGGACACTGGGTTAAATAGAGCTGCCATGAACCCTTCAGTGAACTTTCGTACAAGTTTATTAATGTCTTTTGGATTAATGGAGAACTCTTCTTCCAAGAAAACATCTAGTTGATCatttttctttcaaacacatCCCACATTTCCATGCTAACAATAATTTAGCCATATTATCACAGATCTTTTGCAGTACTCAAACTGCCATCTTTACTACAGCAGCATGAATTATAAAGCACagcttaaaagaaaaaaagaaaaactaagaTGTTTCTGTTTAGAGCTATACTTTCTATTCTTTTTGAGAGATATACAAATAACTTTTCCTAAATAGGATGCTTGTTTACTAGAATTTCACTTACCGGCATTTTAGACtagactgtaaaaatgtaagcatataaataacaaaaatgtatactttttccAGTCTTAAAGATATTTCTAAAACTTCCTTTTCTACAGACTAAAAATGTAGAAACTATCTTCATTTTCTCTTTGAGATGTATTGAGATGCTTGTTTAGTAGGAGTTCACTCACCTGCGTTTTAGATTTCTTGGCGCTTGCCCTCTCGGACTCCTCTGTGTCCGAGGCTCCTTTCTCTCTCTGACGTTTGGCACTCTTCATAGGCGATGGCGCCTCTTCCTTCGTCTTCTGTTTTGtcaaaaagaaaacatatttcCTCTGAAAACAAATTCCTGTGATGCTCAGTGTGACTTTGATGCAAAAGTCTGTGCACATGGGTCGTACCTTGCTGGGTTTCTTCATCGAGTCAGTCTTGCTGTCAGTGCTGGAGGTGCTGGCTGCACTGGGTGAGGTGCGCCCGCTGGAGCGCAGATCCTCATTGGTTGGTGAGGCTCTGCCATCTGGACTGGCGGTTTGCTTCTTGCGGCCACTTCGTAGCGTTGACATCTGaaccaaacaacaaaatatttgaTGTGTGTTTTAGTGTTATTAGCCATGtgttaaatgtagttaaaatGGTGCTAAAAGGTAGCAAAGTTAGGAGTCTTACTGAGCCGCGGTTCCGTCGAGTCCTCATGCTATGCTTCCCACTGAGTCCATCGTCTTCCTCTTTGACAGGTTTGAACATAAACGGTGGCGGGTCTACAGGCTTCTCAATGGGAGGTAGTTCGCCGTACTTCTTAAAATGGATCCGGCAGTCGGTGCACAGCAGGATGTTCTCGCGACCCCCGTGGTGCCAGTCCTTGGAGGCTGTAAACACAAATTTAAGTTCAGCTGAGCTCTGCTTATTAAACATTACACTAACAGGAAGTACTCTAAGGCTAGCCAAACACCTCATGGACATGCTAAGGTCAAAG encodes the following:
- the rerea gene encoding arginine-glutamic acid dipeptide repeats protein isoform X2, with product MTADKEKDKERERDRDRDRDREKRDKTRESESSRPRRSCTLEGGAKNYAESEHSEDDDNETPGAATAEEATKKSKKKLPKKKSRYERTENGEITSFITEDDIVYRPGDCVYIESRRPNTPYFICSIQDFKLSKRDHLLMNVKWYYRQSEVPDSVYQHLVQDRNNENDSGRELVITDPVVKSRELFISDYVDTYHAAALRGKCNISHFSDIFAAREFKARIDSFFYILGYNPETRRLNSTQGEIRVGPSHQAKLPELQPFPSPGGQTVTENEELVWMPGVNDCDLLMYLRAARSMAAFAGMCDGGSTEDGCLAASRDDTTLNALNTLHESSYDAGKALQRLVKKPVPKLIEKCWSEDEVKRFIKGLRQYGKNFFRIRKELLPNKETGELITFYYYWKKTPEAASCRAHRRHRRQPVFRRIKTRTASTPVNTPSRPPSSEFLDLSSASEDDFDSEDSEQELKGYACRHCFTTTSKDWHHGGRENILLCTDCRIHFKKYGELPPIEKPVDPPPFMFKPVKEEDDGLSGKHSMRTRRNRGSMSTLRSGRKKQTASPDGRASPTNEDLRSSGRTSPSAASTSSTDSKTDSMKKPSKKTKEEAPSPMKSAKRQREKGASDTEESERASAKKSKTQELRPDSPSECEGEGEGESSDGRSVNDEGSSDPKDIDQDNRSSSPSIPSPRDNESDSDSSAQQQILQGQHPPVIQCQTGALPPAPPSAAAASTPPTSGTPSLSSQPSPSIPPTSMPPQQTPPAGPLSLIQSGAQRLPSPHSPLQGMTQPPPTSQTGPQSLQPPLHGPMLPMGHPLQAGPSHMPHPHALPAQSFPIGQSQVPPSPLSGQSQAASLSQQQRPHTPPSQSQSSSQSGSQPPREQPLPPAPLPMPHIKPPPTTPIPQMPNPQSHKHPSHPPFPQMPSNLPPPPALKPLSSLSTHHPPSAHPPPLQLMSQNQQLQPPPVQPPVLTQSQNLPATGSQAPPPAPPLPSSSSASHSAPSQPPFPPHSFMPGSSPVLSPSTVPSSVANSMAMLQQPPSSISMPLPATVSAPCPGPSTVPPVQIKEEPLDEAEEPESPPPPQRSPSPPPTIVNTPSHASQSARFYKHLDRGYNTCARTDFYFTPLASSKLAKKREEALEKAKREAEQKAREEKEKEREREKEREREREREKEAERAAKASSSSHEGRMGEPPMAGSAHMRTSFDPPPTTIATVPPYIGPDTPALRTLSEYARPHVMSPTNRNHPFFVSLNPTDPLLAYHMPGLYNADPGMRERELREREIREREIRERELRMERMKPGFEVKPPELDSLHPSANPMEHFARHGPIGLPPMAGPHPFASFHPGLNPLERERLALAGPQLRPEMSYPERLHVERMASVANDPIARLQMFNVTPHHHQHSHIHSHLHLHQQDPLHQGSGAHPLVDPLAGGPHLARFPYPPGAIPNPLLGQPPHEHEMLRHPMFGAPYPRDLPGGLPPPMSAAHQLQAMHAQSAELQRLAMEQQWLHSHHHMHGGPLPGQEDYYSRLKKESDKQL
- the rerea gene encoding arginine-glutamic acid dipeptide repeats protein isoform X1 → MTADKEKDKERERDRDRDRDREKRDKTRESESSRPRRSCTLEGGAKNYAESEHSEDDDNETPGAATAEEATKKSKKKLPKKKSRYERTENGEITSFITEDDIVYRPGDCVYIESRRPNTPYFICSIQDFKLSKRDHLLMNVKWYYRQSEVPDSVYQHLVQDRNNENDSGRELVITDPVVKSRELFISDYVDTYHAAALRGKCNISHFSDIFAAREFKARIDSFFYILGYNPETRRLNSTQGEIRVGPSHQAKLPELQPFPSPGGQTVTENEELVWMPGVNDCDLLMYLRAARSMAAFAGMCDGGSTEDGCLAASRDDTTLNALNTLHESSYDAGKALQRLVKKPVPKLIEKCWSEDEVKRFIKGLRQYGKNFFRIRKELLPNKETGELITFYYYWKKTPEAASCRAHRRHRRQPVFRRIKTRTASTPVNTPSRPPSSEFLDLSSASEDDFDSEDSEQELKGYACRHCFTTTSKDWHHGGRENILLCTDCRIHFKKYGELPPIEKPVDPPPFMFKPVKEEDDGLSGKHSMRTRRNRGSMSTLRSGRKKQTASPDGRASPTNEDLRSSGRTSPSAASTSSTDSKTDSMKKPSKKTKEEAPSPMKSAKRQREKGASDTEESERASAKKSKTQELRPDSPSECEGEGEGESSDGRSVNDEGSSDPKDIDQDNRSSSPSIPSPRDNESDSDSSAQQQILQGQHPPVIQCQTGALPPAPPSAAAASTPPTSGTPSLSSQPSPSIPPTSMPPQQTPPAGPLSLIQSGAQRLPSPHSPLQGMTQPPPTSQTGPQSLQPPLHGPMLPMGHPLQAGPSHMPHPHALPAQSFPIGQSQVPPSPLSGQSQAASLSQQQRPHTPPSQSQSSSQSGSQPPREQPLPPAPLPMPHIKPPPTTPIPQMPNPQSHKHPSHPPFPQMPSNLPPPPALKPLSSLSTHHPPSAHPPPLQLMSQNQQLQPPPVQPPVLTQSQNLPATGSQAPPPAPPLPSSSSASHSAPSQPPFPPHSFMPGSSPVLSPSTVPSSVANSMAMLQQPPSSISMPLPATVSAPCPGPSTVPPVQIKEEPLDEAEEPESPPPPQRSPSPPPTIVNTPSHASQSARFYKHLDRGYNTCARTDFYFTPLASSKLAKKREEALEKAKREAEQKAREEKEKEREREKEREREREREKEAERAAKASSSSHEGRMGEPPMAGSAHMRTSFDPPPTTIATVPPYIGPDTPALRTLSEYARPHVMSPTNRNHPFFVSLNPTDPLLAYHMPGLYNADPGMRERELREREIREREIRERELRMERMKPGFEVKPPELDSLHPSANPMEHFARHGPIGLPPMAGPHPFASFHPGLNPLERERLALAGPQLRPEMSYPERLHVERMASVANDPIARLQMFNVTPHHHQHSHIHSHLHLHQQDPLHQGGGECLVCPPGSGAHPLVDPLAGGPHLARFPYPPGAIPNPLLGQPPHEHEMLRHPMFGAPYPRDLPGGLPPPMSAAHQLQAMHAQSAELQRLAMEQQWLHSHHHMHGGPLPGQEDYYSRLKKESDKQL
- the rerea gene encoding arginine-glutamic acid dipeptide repeats protein isoform X3, which codes for MDDLFSPRRRLNSTQGEIRVGPSHQAKLPELQPFPSPGGQTVTENEELVWMPGVNDCDLLMYLRAARSMAAFAGMCDGGSTEDGCLAASRDDTTLNALNTLHESSYDAGKALQRLVKKPVPKLIEKCWSEDEVKRFIKGLRQYGKNFFRIRKELLPNKETGELITFYYYWKKTPEAASCRAHRRHRRQPVFRRIKTRTASTPVNTPSRPPSSEFLDLSSASEDDFDSEDSEQELKGYACRHCFTTTSKDWHHGGRENILLCTDCRIHFKKYGELPPIEKPVDPPPFMFKPVKEEDDGLSGKHSMRTRRNRGSMSTLRSGRKKQTASPDGRASPTNEDLRSSGRTSPSAASTSSTDSKTDSMKKPSKKTKEEAPSPMKSAKRQREKGASDTEESERASAKKSKTQELRPDSPSECEGEGEGESSDGRSVNDEGSSDPKDIDQDNRSSSPSIPSPRDNESDSDSSAQQQILQGQHPPVIQCQTGALPPAPPSAAAASTPPTSGTPSLSSQPSPSIPPTSMPPQQTPPAGPLSLIQSGAQRLPSPHSPLQGMTQPPPTSQTGPQSLQPPLHGPMLPMGHPLQAGPSHMPHPHALPAQSFPIGQSQVPPSPLSGQSQAASLSQQQRPHTPPSQSQSSSQSGSQPPREQPLPPAPLPMPHIKPPPTTPIPQMPNPQSHKHPSHPPFPQMPSNLPPPPALKPLSSLSTHHPPSAHPPPLQLMSQNQQLQPPPVQPPVLTQSQNLPATGSQAPPPAPPLPSSSSASHSAPSQPPFPPHSFMPGSSPVLSPSTVPSSVANSMAMLQQPPSSISMPLPATVSAPCPGPSTVPPVQIKEEPLDEAEEPESPPPPQRSPSPPPTIVNTPSHASQSARFYKHLDRGYNTCARTDFYFTPLASSKLAKKREEALEKAKREAEQKAREEKEKEREREKEREREREREKEAERAAKASSSSHEGRMGEPPMAGSAHMRTSFDPPPTTIATVPPYIGPDTPALRTLSEYARPHVMSPTNRNHPFFVSLNPTDPLLAYHMPGLYNADPGMRERELREREIREREIRERELRMERMKPGFEVKPPELDSLHPSANPMEHFARHGPIGLPPMAGPHPFASFHPGLNPLERERLALAGPQLRPEMSYPERLHVERMASVANDPIARLQMFNVTPHHHQHSHIHSHLHLHQQDPLHQGGGECLVCPPGSGAHPLVDPLAGGPHLARFPYPPGAIPNPLLGQPPHEHEMLRHPMFGAPYPRDLPGGLPPPMSAAHQLQAMHAQSAELQRLAMEQQWLHSHHHMHGGPLPGQEDYYSRLKKESDKQL
- the rerea gene encoding arginine-glutamic acid dipeptide repeats protein isoform X4 translates to MDDLFSPRRRLNSTQGEIRVGPSHQAKLPELQPFPSPGGQTVTENEELVWMPGVNDCDLLMYLRAARSMAAFAGMCDGGSTEDGCLAASRDDTTLNALNTLHESSYDAGKALQRLVKKPVPKLIEKCWSEDEVKRFIKGLRQYGKNFFRIRKELLPNKETGELITFYYYWKKTPEAASCRAHRRHRRQPVFRRIKTRTASTPVNTPSRPPSSEFLDLSSASEDDFDSEDSEQELKGYACRHCFTTTSKDWHHGGRENILLCTDCRIHFKKYGELPPIEKPVDPPPFMFKPVKEEDDGLSGKHSMRTRRNRGSMSTLRSGRKKQTASPDGRASPTNEDLRSSGRTSPSAASTSSTDSKTDSMKKPSKKTKEEAPSPMKSAKRQREKGASDTEESERASAKKSKTQELRPDSPSECEGEGEGESSDGRSVNDEGSSDPKDIDQDNRSSSPSIPSPRDNESDSDSSAQQQILQGQHPPVIQCQTGALPPAPPSAAAASTPPTSGTPSLSSQPSPSIPPTSMPPQQTPPAGPLSLIQSGAQRLPSPHSPLQGMTQPPPTSQTGPQSLQPPLHGPMLPMGHPLQAGPSHMPHPHALPAQSFPIGQSQVPPSPLSGQSQAASLSQQQRPHTPPSQSQSSSQSGSQPPREQPLPPAPLPMPHIKPPPTTPIPQMPNPQSHKHPSHPPFPQMPSNLPPPPALKPLSSLSTHHPPSAHPPPLQLMSQNQQLQPPPVQPPVLTQSQNLPATGSQAPPPAPPLPSSSSASHSAPSQPPFPPHSFMPGSSPVLSPSTVPSSVANSMAMLQQPPSSISMPLPATVSAPCPGPSTVPPVQIKEEPLDEAEEPESPPPPQRSPSPPPTIVNTPSHASQSARFYKHLDRGYNTCARTDFYFTPLASSKLAKKREEALEKAKREAEQKAREEKEKEREREKEREREREREKEAERAAKASSSSHEGRMGEPPMAGSAHMRTSFDPPPTTIATVPPYIGPDTPALRTLSEYARPHVMSPTNRNHPFFVSLNPTDPLLAYHMPGLYNADPGMRERELREREIREREIRERELRMERMKPGFEVKPPELDSLHPSANPMEHFARHGPIGLPPMAGPHPFASFHPGLNPLERERLALAGPQLRPEMSYPERLHVERMASVANDPIARLQMFNVTPHHHQHSHIHSHLHLHQQDPLHQGSGAHPLVDPLAGGPHLARFPYPPGAIPNPLLGQPPHEHEMLRHPMFGAPYPRDLPGGLPPPMSAAHQLQAMHAQSAELQRLAMEQQWLHSHHHMHGGPLPGQEDYYSRLKKESDKQL